A stretch of the Thermodesulfobacteriota bacterium genome encodes the following:
- a CDS encoding VTT domain-containing protein, with protein MRRPKGGTVGWLLLLGLTGSAILAFLLLGHDALFDSAGHLRNRLDPEALREKFLGFGFLAPLVFMGLQAFQVLAAPFPGEATGILGGYLFGVWPSFFYSTLGLTAGSMIAFAVGHFFGHLLLPWFERSDHYRRFNKLIRKGDFVIPFILFLIPGLPKDFLSYVLGLTTMPSRVFLFITGVARMPGTMMLCLQGARVYEGNWQAVAGLLALTVLVSLPSYLFRHQLVLWLARMNNGHLGNGLKRP; from the coding sequence ATGAGGCGGCCCAAGGGGGGCACGGTGGGCTGGCTGCTCCTGCTCGGCCTCACCGGCAGCGCCATCCTCGCCTTCCTCCTCCTCGGCCACGACGCCCTCTTCGATTCTGCGGGGCATCTGCGCAACAGGCTGGATCCCGAGGCCCTGCGGGAGAAGTTCCTGGGCTTCGGCTTTCTGGCGCCCCTGGTCTTCATGGGCCTGCAGGCCTTCCAGGTGCTGGCCGCCCCCTTCCCGGGCGAGGCCACCGGCATCCTCGGCGGCTACCTCTTCGGGGTCTGGCCGTCCTTCTTCTACTCCACCCTGGGGCTCACCGCCGGCTCCATGATCGCCTTTGCCGTCGGCCACTTCTTCGGCCACCTGCTCCTGCCCTGGTTCGAGAGATCCGACCACTACCGCCGGTTCAACAAGCTGATCCGCAAAGGGGATTTCGTCATCCCCTTCATCCTCTTTCTCATCCCCGGGCTGCCCAAGGACTTTCTGTCCTATGTCCTGGGCCTCACCACCATGCCGAGCCGGGTCTTCTTGTTCATCACCGGGGTGGCCCGCATGCCCGGCACCATGATGCTCTGCCTGCAGGGCGCCCGGGTCTATGAGGGCAACTGGCAGGCCGTGGCCGGTCTGCTGGCCCTGACCGTGCTGGTCAGCCTGCCCTCCTACCTCTTCCGCCACCAGCTGGTGCTCTGGCTGGCCCGCATGAACAACGGCCACCTC
- the fmt gene encoding methionyl-tRNA formyltransferase, giving the protein MSPAEGFRPYRILFYGTPSFAVPSLAALLTSGEEVVALVTRPDKPKGRGKHLASPPTKLLAEQHGIPVLQPTRIRDEAFREAIRALVPDLAVVAAYGRILPGELIRLPPLGTINVHGSILPRYRGAAPVQWAIIRGETETGVTIMQMDEGLDTGDILHIERLAIGPGETAGQLAERMATLGAQALIKSLDLLRRGELKAVRQDDRLATLAPPLAKEMAAIDWTRPAGELANLIRGLDPWPGCHTLLAGRRLRLFCPRALPATSSAPPGTLLRAAADGLLVATGDGALLVAEVQLEGGTRQPVDVFLCGHPLAAGSRLPS; this is encoded by the coding sequence GTGAGTCCGGCCGAGGGCTTTCGCCCCTACCGCATCCTGTTCTACGGCACGCCGAGCTTTGCGGTGCCCTCCCTGGCGGCGCTTCTCACCAGCGGCGAGGAGGTGGTGGCCCTGGTCACCCGGCCGGACAAGCCCAAGGGCCGCGGCAAGCACCTGGCGTCTCCCCCCACCAAGCTTCTGGCCGAGCAGCACGGCATCCCGGTTCTGCAGCCCACCCGCATCCGGGACGAGGCGTTCCGGGAGGCGATCCGGGCCTTGGTGCCGGACCTGGCGGTGGTGGCGGCCTATGGTCGCATCCTGCCCGGCGAGCTCATCCGGCTGCCGCCTTTGGGCACCATCAACGTCCATGGCTCGATCCTGCCCCGCTACCGGGGGGCGGCGCCGGTGCAGTGGGCCATCATCCGCGGCGAGACCGAGACCGGCGTCACCATCATGCAGATGGACGAGGGCCTGGACACCGGCGACATCCTCCATATCGAGCGACTGGCCATCGGCCCCGGCGAGACCGCCGGCCAGCTGGCGGAGCGGATGGCGACCCTGGGCGCCCAGGCCCTGATCAAGAGCCTCGATCTCCTGCGCCGCGGGGAGCTCAAAGCCGTGCGCCAGGATGATCGCCTGGCCACCCTGGCCCCGCCGCTGGCCAAGGAGATGGCCGCCATCGACTGGACCAGGCCGGCTGGTGAGCTGGCCAACCTCATCCGCGGGCTCGACCCCTGGCCCGGCTGCCACACCCTTCTGGCCGGCCGCCGGCTGCGCCTGTTTTGCCCCCGGGCACTGCCGGCCACGAGCAGCGCCCCCCCGGGCACCCTGCTGCGAGCCGCGGCCGATGGCCTTCTGGTGGCCACTGGCGACGGCGCCCTCCTGGTGGCCGAGGTGCAGCTGGAGGGGGGGACCCGCCAGCCGGTGGACGTCTTCCTGTGCGGCCACCCGCTGGCCGCCGGCAGCCGCCTGCCCTCATGA
- the def gene encoding peptide deformylase → MPILPIRAYPDPILRQPAEAIGSFDSQLRDLVANMIATMHAAPGIGLAANQVGLGCRLAVVDLSSSTETRSPLILVNPVIVSGSGSEVDDEGCLSIKGYTAGVKRMTSILVRAQDPEGKTREFEATDLLARVIQHELDHLDGRLFIDRLSALKRSLFKKRLAKMLREQEP, encoded by the coding sequence ATGCCCATTCTCCCCATCCGCGCCTATCCCGATCCCATCCTCCGCCAGCCTGCCGAGGCGATCGGCAGCTTCGACAGCCAGTTGCGGGACCTGGTGGCGAACATGATCGCCACCATGCACGCGGCGCCGGGTATTGGCCTGGCTGCCAACCAGGTCGGCCTCGGCTGCCGACTGGCGGTGGTGGACCTCTCCTCGTCCACCGAGACCCGGAGCCCCCTCATCCTGGTGAACCCGGTGATCGTCAGCGGCAGTGGCAGCGAGGTCGATGACGAGGGCTGCCTGAGCATCAAGGGCTACACCGCGGGGGTGAAGCGCATGACCAGCATCCTGGTCCGGGCCCAGGATCCCGAGGGCAAGACCCGGGAATTCGAGGCCACCGACCTCCTGGCTCGGGTGATCCAGCACGAGCTGGACCACCTGGACGGCCGGCTCTTCATCGACCGCCTGAGCGCCCTCAAACGCTCCCTGTTCAAGAAACGGCTGGCCAAGATGCTCCGGGAGCAGGAGCCGTGA